In Arthrobacter citreus, a single genomic region encodes these proteins:
- a CDS encoding DUF2316 family protein, giving the protein MSLTQKQVEDTIREFELNLKMTELSLNQIADDLNTSVDSIKQTLHLQTHVIEDPWILKNYLVEHIEALGKKPISFSALSGDYRRYWFLNSKIIGEKKISNVSSN; this is encoded by the coding sequence ATGTCTTTAACTCAAAAGCAAGTGGAAGATACAATCAGAGAATTTGAGTTAAATTTAAAAATGACTGAGTTATCTTTGAACCAAATTGCTGATGATCTAAATACAAGTGTTGACTCTATAAAGCAAACCTTGCATTTGCAAACGCATGTAATTGAAGATCCTTGGATTTTGAAAAATTATTTAGTTGAGCATATTGAAGCTCTTGGTAAGAAACCTATATCCTTTTCGGCATTATCAGGTGATTATCGTCGTTACTGGTTTCTTAATTCCAAAATAATAGGTGAGAAAAAAATAAGCAATGTTTCTTCTAACTGA
- a CDS encoding amidohydrolase family protein produces the protein MYPKIDFHAHYLSPGYQKYLAEKYHDVADGVKTPKWSVDDNLEWMQQLNIEYAILSISSPHINTGEKNSTIELASEVNEFASNFQSKYPGKLGFFASLPLPYIEESVQTIDKAINEQNAIGFTLPTNSQGLYIGDRRLDPVMKKLNEQNALVTIHPNEPNLLNPTVNKYTAPPLMEYFFDTTRTIVNMAENTIFSRYPKITWIIPHGGSLLPIIAQRIAIGRTVLGHESHKQDDILDVMNNMYFDTAGAILPYQLPTLLKMVDSNKILYGSDTPYTPTNAALAIGKDVDASLLLSESFKQNMYHSNGAKLLNSQRKREYLMV, from the coding sequence ATGTATCCCAAAATTGATTTTCATGCGCATTACTTATCACCAGGTTATCAAAAATATCTTGCTGAAAAATACCATGATGTAGCAGATGGTGTTAAGACGCCAAAATGGTCTGTCGATGATAACTTAGAATGGATGCAGCAGCTTAATATTGAATATGCCATATTATCGATATCTAGTCCGCACATTAATACTGGTGAAAAAAATAGCACAATTGAATTGGCTTCAGAGGTGAATGAGTTCGCTAGTAACTTTCAATCCAAATATCCAGGTAAACTTGGCTTCTTTGCTTCATTGCCTTTACCTTATATTGAAGAGAGTGTTCAAACCATTGACAAAGCAATAAATGAACAAAATGCAATTGGATTCACATTACCGACTAATTCACAAGGACTATATATAGGTGATCGAAGACTTGATCCAGTAATGAAGAAGTTAAATGAACAAAATGCATTAGTAACAATTCATCCAAATGAACCAAATTTATTGAACCCAACAGTCAATAAATATACAGCTCCTCCACTAATGGAATACTTTTTTGATACTACTCGTACCATAGTCAACATGGCGGAAAATACGATTTTTAGTCGCTATCCGAAAATTACTTGGATTATTCCACATGGCGGGTCATTGTTACCAATTATCGCACAACGCATTGCTATTGGTCGCACTGTTCTTGGACACGAGTCTCATAAACAAGATGATATTCTAGATGTGATGAATAATATGTACTTTGACACAGCAGGAGCAATATTACCATATCAATTGCCAACATTGCTCAAAATGGTAGACTCAAACAAAATCCTATATGGGTCGGATACACCATATACACCAACGAATGCTGCTTTAGCAATTGGAAAAGATGTAGATGCTTCTTTACTTTTATCTGAATCTTTTAAACAAAATATGTACCATAGCAATGGAGCTAAATTACTAAATAGTCAAAGGAAAAGGGAATATTTAATGGTATAA
- a CDS encoding SDR family NAD(P)-dependent oxidoreductase codes for MTKSKKVILVTGGNSGLGLECARNIAAKSNNYHILLACRNGQKANAAIKYVIDQTDNANISTMELDVSSLSSVRSFVKEYKQHGLGPLEGIICNAGINGTYSGLTSDGFDMVFETNHLGHFLLTNLLLPHLQPNGRVAIVSSDMHCPPGGELTWSGVEALAYPSEEFSTNFSRYSFSKLCNLYFTYELAAKLKRLNSHITANAFNPGLLTDTNFSPDKSRFTEEFLAKVADRIGTLNQSAMALANMMTEAQYEQITGKYVDRGMETLSSPLSHDKRNSKELWEKSVEYTRLSADETLPGILTI; via the coding sequence ATGACTAAATCTAAAAAAGTGATTCTCGTCACTGGAGGAAATTCCGGGCTTGGATTGGAATGCGCCCGGAACATTGCAGCAAAATCCAATAATTATCACATTCTTTTGGCTTGCCGCAATGGACAAAAAGCGAATGCGGCCATCAAATATGTAATTGACCAAACAGATAATGCGAATATCTCCACAATGGAGCTTGACGTTTCTTCTCTCTCTTCTGTGCGAAGTTTTGTAAAGGAATATAAACAGCACGGATTGGGTCCCCTTGAGGGAATAATTTGCAACGCGGGTATCAATGGAACATACTCAGGCCTGACATCAGATGGTTTTGATATGGTGTTTGAGACCAATCATTTGGGACATTTTCTCCTAACGAATTTATTACTTCCCCATTTGCAGCCCAATGGTCGCGTTGCAATCGTGAGTAGTGATATGCACTGTCCGCCCGGCGGTGAACTAACTTGGTCGGGCGTTGAGGCACTGGCTTATCCTAGTGAGGAGTTTAGCACAAACTTCAGCCGTTATTCGTTTTCTAAGTTGTGTAATCTGTATTTTACCTACGAATTGGCTGCAAAACTGAAAAGACTAAATTCTCATATTACAGCCAATGCATTTAACCCCGGACTATTGACTGATACCAATTTTTCACCAGATAAATCTCGTTTTACGGAGGAGTTTTTAGCAAAAGTAGCTGATCGAATCGGTACGCTAAATCAGTCTGCAATGGCATTAGCGAATATGATGACCGAGGCTCAATATGAACAAATAACAGGTAAATATGTTGACAGAGGGATGGAAACTTTATCCTCACCCTTGTCGCATGATAAGAGAAATTCAAAAGAGTTGTGGGAAAAGTCCGTAGAGTATACGCGTCTTAGTGCAGATGAGACTTTGCCCGGAATCTTAACTATATAA
- a CDS encoding TetR family transcriptional regulator, which yields MVQPSKLKLMNALVELLSWKELDQVTVMDLIRTANISRSSFYRNFVDKFEFLDWTMDYLLSGITPSKMNPKPTANDFYPYFFNYFYQHRLFFRTFATQSTWPSFTAKLIASGKQAYEACFEDKATVNIPSSILANYIVNAHVGVILNWLCTDNPCPPDEMADYVTQITESVLQSRGTNLETLFDNEF from the coding sequence ATGGTTCAACCCAGTAAACTTAAATTAATGAATGCTTTAGTTGAATTATTATCGTGGAAAGAACTTGACCAAGTTACTGTGATGGATCTCATCCGAACAGCTAATATTTCACGTTCATCCTTTTATCGTAATTTCGTTGATAAGTTTGAATTTCTAGATTGGACGATGGATTATTTATTATCAGGAATCACACCTTCAAAGATGAATCCAAAACCTACAGCAAATGATTTTTATCCATATTTTTTTAATTATTTCTACCAACATAGACTATTTTTTCGGACTTTTGCTACCCAATCTACTTGGCCATCCTTTACTGCAAAACTAATTGCTAGTGGGAAGCAAGCTTATGAAGCGTGTTTTGAAGACAAGGCGACAGTTAACATACCAAGTAGTATTTTAGCTAACTATATTGTTAATGCTCATGTTGGCGTTATTCTTAATTGGCTATGTACTGATAATCCTTGTCCACCAGATGAAATGGCGGACTATGTCACACAAATTACTGAAAGTGTTCTTCAATCTCGTGGAACAAACCTTGAGACACTCTTTGATAACGAGTTTTGA
- a CDS encoding PTS transporter subunit EIIC, whose translation MEKEKKLASAILSKVGGIGNVALVTHCMTRVRLTLRDESLANVEELKKVPGVLGVIVESTLQIVVGPGVVTKVANEIAFVSGVKIGERIPLQHSNSRAEEAARIAANNKENYQKKNNTPIKNFFKAIAHIFIPLVPAFLAAGLTAGITAIIGNLITSGHLTGEGWIQFKQVLGVIQSGLLAYMAIYVGINSAREFGASPPLGGLIGGATLLTGMNPELPIKNLFTGDALIPGQGGVIGVVLAVWILSRIEKRLHKIIPNSIDLILTSFLSVVITGLITIFLIMPFAGFVETHLLTAVNWTLSVGGAFAGFILGGIWLVMVMLGLHHIMTPIHIELINKTGVTVLLPILAMAGAGQVGAALALWVRCYKNKPLINIIKGALPIGVLGIGEPLIYGVTLPLGRPFVTACLGGAFGGAVIGHFGNVGAIGIGASGLELSLLIADGKWWIYLLGILTAYIFGFVCTYLFGVPKKARESVEAEETVEVQDTFSF comes from the coding sequence ATGGAAAAAGAAAAAAAATTGGCATCAGCTATTCTCAGTAAGGTTGGGGGAATAGGGAATGTAGCACTTGTGACACACTGTATGACACGTGTGCGCCTCACTTTACGAGATGAGTCACTAGCTAACGTTGAAGAACTAAAGAAAGTTCCAGGTGTTTTAGGTGTGATTGTGGAATCTACTCTTCAAATCGTTGTTGGTCCAGGAGTAGTAACGAAAGTAGCGAATGAAATTGCTTTTGTAAGTGGTGTAAAAATAGGTGAGAGAATCCCGCTTCAACATAGTAATTCTCGTGCTGAAGAAGCTGCCAGAATTGCAGCGAATAATAAAGAAAACTATCAAAAAAAGAACAATACGCCGATAAAAAACTTTTTTAAAGCAATTGCACATATTTTTATTCCATTAGTACCTGCATTCTTAGCGGCTGGTTTAACTGCCGGGATCACAGCAATCATAGGTAACCTCATTACATCAGGACACTTAACCGGAGAAGGTTGGATTCAATTTAAACAAGTCCTTGGTGTCATTCAAAGTGGTTTATTAGCTTATATGGCAATCTATGTCGGAATCAATTCAGCTAGAGAATTTGGAGCGAGCCCTCCACTTGGTGGATTAATTGGTGGAGCGACACTTTTGACTGGGATGAACCCGGAATTACCGATTAAAAACTTATTTACGGGTGATGCACTTATCCCTGGACAAGGTGGCGTAATTGGGGTTGTGTTAGCTGTTTGGATATTATCGCGAATTGAAAAACGATTGCATAAAATCATACCGAATTCAATTGATCTCATTTTGACTTCATTTCTGAGTGTTGTTATTACAGGATTAATCACGATCTTCTTAATTATGCCTTTTGCAGGATTCGTTGAAACTCATTTACTTACTGCAGTTAATTGGACTTTATCAGTTGGTGGAGCATTTGCAGGATTTATACTAGGTGGTATTTGGTTGGTCATGGTTATGCTTGGACTACATCATATTATGACGCCTATTCATATTGAACTTATTAATAAAACAGGGGTAACGGTTCTATTACCAATCCTAGCAATGGCTGGAGCAGGGCAAGTTGGTGCAGCTTTAGCGCTTTGGGTACGTTGTTATAAGAACAAGCCACTGATCAATATTATTAAAGGCGCATTACCGATTGGTGTCCTTGGAATCGGTGAACCACTTATTTATGGCGTTACACTTCCACTTGGTAGACCGTTTGTGACAGCATGTTTAGGCGGAGCATTTGGTGGAGCGGTTATCGGCCATTTTGGCAATGTAGGGGCAATTGGGATTGGTGCAAGTGGACTAGAACTTAGTTTATTAATCGCTGATGGAAAATGGTGGATCTATTTACTTGGCATCTTGACAGCTTATATTTTTGGATTCGTCTGTACGTACCTTTTTGGTGTACCGAAAAAAGCAAGAGAATCCGTTGAGGCAGAAGAGACAGTCGAAGTGCAAGATACGTTTTCGTTCTAA
- a CDS encoding alpha/beta hydrolase: MNIIELDGANLHYHQIGQGPVLIFIPGANGTGDIFLPLAQHLKDTYTIVAIDRRGYGQSELTQPLPESIANPHDEYRVKRDAADIVALARHISDKPVYILGSSSGSIVAMHVLKEYPEIVKKIAFHEPPINTFLPDSQKWQMKNEEIVQTAINENISEAMKIFGESLRVAPIDAESMSKPASSPESTKEIKRFEEMLNWFKYEIRQYTSSNITMEDFKPYLNRIILLNGKDSKGSFPQDVNQYISEQLNLPIVHISGGHLGYIQKPAGFAETLLSMW, translated from the coding sequence TTGAACATAATAGAATTAGACGGTGCAAATTTACATTATCATCAAATTGGACAAGGTCCAGTGCTGATATTTATTCCTGGTGCAAATGGTACAGGTGATATTTTCTTACCTTTAGCACAGCATTTGAAAGATACCTATACAATTGTTGCGATAGATCGTCGAGGTTACGGACAAAGTGAATTGACACAACCATTACCTGAATCAATAGCTAATCCACATGATGAATATCGAGTTAAAAGAGATGCAGCTGATATTGTAGCATTAGCGAGACATATAAGTGATAAACCAGTTTATATTTTAGGATCAAGCTCAGGTTCTATTGTAGCAATGCATGTGTTAAAAGAGTATCCAGAAATAGTAAAAAAAATCGCATTTCATGAACCACCAATTAATACTTTCTTACCAGATAGTCAAAAATGGCAAATGAAAAATGAAGAAATTGTACAAACTGCAATAAATGAAAACATATCAGAAGCGATGAAAATATTTGGGGAATCTTTAAGAGTGGCGCCAATTGATGCAGAAAGCATGTCTAAGCCAGCTAGTTCACCTGAAAGTACAAAAGAAATAAAAAGATTTGAAGAAATGTTGAATTGGTTTAAATATGAAATTAGACAATATACATCTTCAAATATTACAATGGAAGATTTTAAACCTTATTTAAATCGTATAATTTTATTGAATGGAAAAGATTCAAAGGGATCTTTCCCTCAAGATGTAAATCAATATATTTCTGAACAATTGAATTTACCAATTGTTCACATCTCAGGTGGACATCTAGGATATATTCAGAAACCAGCAGGCTTTGCAGAAACATTATTATCAATGTGGTAA
- a CDS encoding MarR family transcriptional regulator, with protein sequence MNVGEDRLSEQIYHFNNLQKDFILKRLTSMNLNEQQARTLNYIANNPGTIQKDLANYLGKQTATVTNILKGLEAKAYISREIPSNNERQKRLYLTAEGKNLVDLVQQIFFDLEAVLTSSISESDKKNVRDILKLIGTKL encoded by the coding sequence ATGAATGTAGGGGAAGACAGGCTTTCAGAACAAATATATCATTTTAATAATTTGCAAAAAGATTTTATATTAAAAAGGTTAACAAGCATGAATCTTAATGAGCAGCAAGCTCGAACGTTAAATTATATAGCAAACAATCCTGGCACTATCCAAAAAGATCTAGCTAATTATCTTGGTAAGCAAACTGCAACTGTTACTAATATACTTAAAGGTTTAGAAGCAAAAGCATATATTAGCCGAGAAATACCTTCTAACAATGAAAGACAAAAAAGACTATACTTAACAGCAGAAGGTAAGAATCTTGTTGATTTAGTTCAGCAGATATTTTTCGATTTAGAGGCTGTTTTAACATCATCAATTTCAGAATCAGATAAAAAAAATGTCAGAGATATTTTGAAATTGATTGGTACAAAACTTTGA
- a CDS encoding SDR family oxidoreductase, translating to MKIVVIGGTGFIGTKIVSKLRETEHEIVVASPSLGVNTISGEGLVEILSGADIVIDVTNSPSYEDNVVLDFFKTSTRNILAAEKVANVKHHLHLSIVGTERLLQSAYFRGKMAQEELIKNSSIPYTIVRTTQFFDFILVLTDLFTDGGTVRLPDSYNQAISSEDAAAGIADFALSTPVNGIVNLTGPDRMKFADFVNAYLESKNDKRTVEAADKNLYFGAKLGEFSLVPKAEEILHTAPTRFKDWLNEN from the coding sequence ATGAAAATTGTAGTAATTGGTGGTACTGGATTTATTGGAACTAAAATCGTAAGTAAACTTCGTGAAACTGAACATGAGATTGTTGTAGCATCACCTTCCCTAGGGGTTAATACTATTTCTGGTGAAGGCCTTGTTGAAATTCTTAGTGGCGCTGATATTGTGATTGATGTAACAAACTCTCCTTCATATGAGGACAACGTCGTATTGGACTTTTTTAAAACTTCTACACGAAATATTCTTGCTGCTGAGAAAGTTGCCAACGTAAAACATCATCTTCATTTATCAATTGTTGGTACGGAAAGACTTCTTCAAAGTGCATATTTCCGTGGTAAAATGGCTCAAGAAGAATTAATAAAAAATTCTAGCATTCCTTACACGATTGTTCGTACAACACAATTCTTTGACTTTATTCTGGTTCTTACAGATTTATTTACTGACGGAGGCACTGTTCGTTTACCTGATTCGTATAATCAGGCAATCTCTTCAGAAGATGCTGCTGCAGGTATCGCGGACTTTGCACTTAGTACACCAGTAAACGGTATTGTTAATTTAACTGGACCAGATCGAATGAAATTTGCTGATTTCGTAAATGCCTACTTAGAAAGTAAAAATGATAAACGTACAGTAGAAGCAGCTGATAAGAATCTTTACTTTGGTGCAAAACTTGGTGAGTTTTCTTTAGTTCCAAAAGCAGAAGAAATTTTGCATACTGCCCCAACACGTTTTAAAGATTGGCTTAATGAAAACTAG
- a CDS encoding SDR family NAD(P)-dependent oxidoreductase has protein sequence MTVTLITGANKGLGFEAARRLKKLGHTVYIGSRDEERGKEAAEKLEAQYIVLDVTNEESVKNAAIEIEKREGYIDVLINNAGISGNHSFVQDITADMMEQVYNTNVFGIVRVTQHFLPLLKKSNQPVIVNVSSGLGSFGQVTNPEKIESTVNALAYCSSKAAVSMLTLQYAKGLPDIRINAVDPGPTKTDLTGHGFQTLEQGTDAIVKMATIDNSGPTGIFINRDGIIPW, from the coding sequence ATGACAGTAACATTAATAACTGGAGCAAACAAAGGGTTAGGTTTCGAAGCAGCACGACGCCTGAAAAAATTAGGTCATACGGTTTATATTGGTTCTCGTGATGAAGAAAGAGGAAAAGAAGCAGCAGAAAAATTAGAAGCCCAATATATTGTTCTTGACGTAACAAATGAAGAATCTGTAAAAAATGCTGCCATAGAGATTGAGAAAAGAGAAGGATATATAGATGTCTTAATCAACAATGCAGGAATCTCTGGTAATCATTCTTTTGTGCAAGACATTACTGCTGATATGATGGAACAAGTCTACAACACAAATGTTTTTGGTATTGTGCGTGTCACGCAACACTTCTTACCTTTATTAAAAAAGTCAAACCAACCTGTAATTGTAAATGTAAGTAGTGGACTAGGTTCATTCGGACAAGTCACAAATCCTGAGAAAATTGAATCAACCGTCAATGCTTTAGCATACTGTTCATCTAAAGCGGCGGTTTCAATGCTAACCTTACAATATGCAAAAGGACTTCCTGACATACGTATTAATGCGGTTGATCCTGGACCAACAAAAACAGATCTCACTGGTCACGGTTTTCAGACTTTAGAACAAGGTACTGATGCAATTGTTAAAATGGCGACAATTGATAACAGTGGTCCAACTGGTATCTTCATAAACCGTGATGGAATTATTCCTTGGTAA
- a CDS encoding FMN-dependent NADH-azoreductase yields the protein MNRILVINAHPNFNSEEVYSVNVLNHFKETLKNMDPTPEIEQINLYNEEIPNVDSTVLSAWKKLSEGIQLNSDEARKIERMNEILKQFKEIKQYVIALPLHNFNIPSKLKDYMDNILIARETFKYTENGSVGLLNDGRKLLLIQASGAIYTNDDWYTEVEYAHKYLKSMFNFLGVEDYQIIRAQGTALLKREEILANAYKEAEDAAKRFAI from the coding sequence ATGAACAGAATACTTGTAATAAATGCACATCCCAATTTCAATTCTGAAGAGGTATATAGTGTAAATGTATTAAATCATTTTAAGGAAACACTTAAAAATATGGACCCTACTCCGGAGATTGAACAAATTAACTTGTATAACGAAGAAATACCTAATGTAGATTCAACAGTTTTATCTGCCTGGAAAAAGTTAAGTGAAGGAATTCAACTTAACTCGGATGAAGCACGTAAAATAGAACGAATGAATGAAATCTTAAAGCAATTCAAAGAAATAAAGCAGTATGTAATTGCTTTACCACTTCATAATTTTAATATTCCTTCTAAATTAAAAGATTATATGGATAATATTTTAATAGCCCGTGAGACTTTTAAATACACAGAAAACGGTTCGGTAGGACTACTAAATGATGGTCGAAAATTATTACTCATTCAAGCCAGTGGTGCAATTTATACTAATGATGATTGGTATACTGAGGTTGAGTACGCTCATAAGTATTTGAAATCCATGTTTAATTTCTTGGGCGTTGAAGATTATCAAATTATAAGAGCTCAAGGCACAGCTTTGTTAAAGAGAGAAGAAATATTGGCTAATGCATATAAGGAAGCAGAAGATGCTGCAAAGCGTTTTGCAATATAA